One part of the Mya arenaria isolate MELC-2E11 chromosome 3, ASM2691426v1 genome encodes these proteins:
- the LOC128228223 gene encoding uncharacterized protein LOC128228223 has product MGSQQSGLGGNLLPSTCVQGRRRSLQHQVGRYRLLSFGESETASVGSTGNTDEDAASLQSEEADSAYNEWLSDTAELENVILSDDIEQLQKICDEKKIDINIQLNDKGETALILAVKLSKIEMVKTLLLTPNIDRNCLNVQYFSPLDVALVTAFDNRLEPRQTVCWEIIECLLQVDAEPSSKDAMMYIIRTALKYCDEEFIYRLILLAKEFSNSTMLHEIMLQKLHRHQPVYIESLDPFFICISEFTIKLLKNANGSRLCDIVNSMIYYLDSYWHCRTNKMTTFQKLILYASAAGWDWTPQQMDYINRVCPYLLSRWCKIQKLYPISLSHLARKSFRLNTQSPVPESLLSLPYRVPDALKDYIMLKDVDEFLDGDEINIKDIRL; this is encoded by the exons ATGGGGAGCCAGCAAAGTGGGCTAGGCGGCAATCTGCTGCCATCCACATGTGTGCAGGGACGCCGCCGCAGCCTTCAACACCAG gtTGGTCGCTATCGTTTGTTAAGCTTTGGTGAATCTGAGACTGCCAGTGTTGGAAGTACAGGGAACACCGATGAGGACGCAGCCTCCTTGCAATCTGAGGAGGCTGATAGTGCTTACAATGAGTGGCTTAGTGACACAGCAGAACTTGAAAATGTCATCCTTTCAGATGACATAGAACAGCTTCAGAAAATCTGTGATGAAAAGAAGATTGATATTAACATTCAGTTGAATGATAAAGGAGAAACAGCATTAATACTTGCAGTGAAATTAAGCAAAATAGAAATGGTGAAAACTCTCCTGCTTACGCCAAATATTGACAGAAATTGCCTTAATGTTCAGTACTTCTCACCTTTAGATGTAGCATTAGTGACAGCATTTGACAACCGGCTTGAACCACGACAGACTGTGTGCTGGGAAATCATTGAGTGCCTTCTGCAAGTAGACGCGGAGCCCAGCAGCAAGGATGCCATGATGTACATTATCAGAACAGCATTAAAATACTGTGATGAAGAATTTATCTACAGACTCATTTTATTAGCCAAAGAATTCTCCAACTCAACCATGTTACATGAGATCATGCTACAAAAGCTGCACAGACATCAGCCTGTCTACATTGAAAGTCTGGATCCCttttttatctgtatttcagAATTTACAATCAAACTCCTCAAAAATGCAAATGGCAGCCGTCTGTGTGACATTGTGAACTCTATGATCTATTACCTGGACTCGTACTGGCACTGTAGAACGAACAAGATGACCACGTTCCAGAAGTTGATTCTATATGCTTCAGCAGCAGGCTGGGACTGGACCCCGCAGCAGATGGACTACATCAACAGGGTGTGTCCTTATCTCCTATCCCGCTGGTGCAAGATCCAAAAATTGTACCCTATTTCCTTGAGTCACCTTGCCCGGAAGTCGTTTAGGCTCAACACCCAGAGCCCCGTGCCGGAGAGCCTCCTGAGTCTGCCATACCGTGTGCCAGACGCCCTCAAGGACTACATCATGCTCAAGGATGTGGACGAATTTCTGGATGGTGATGAAATCAACATCAAGGACATCCGACTGTAA
- the LOC128228224 gene encoding phosphopantothenoylcysteine decarboxylase-like: MANSGKFNVLLGLTGSVASIKASQIVSSLIDEKFNVKVVVSENAKHFLDIPTFPVPVIDDAEEWKGWSKRGDPVLHIELRRWADMMLIAPLDANTMAKIATGICDNLLTCVVRAWEMSKPLLLAPAMNTCMWEHPVTREQLVRLRGLGYIYIPVVEKTLVCGDSGQGAMAEVPTIIQTVCDVRERLTANAGDIIEIKNDDRKRKHDDNGVDCAS; this comes from the exons ATGGCCAACTCCggcaaatttaatgttttacttggTTTAACTGGAAGTGTTGCAAGTATAAAGGCTTCTCAGATTGTATCTTCATTAATTGACGAAAAG TTCAACGTGAAGGTTGTCGTCTCGGAGAATGCGAAACACTTCCTGGACATACCGACATTTCCCGTGCCGGTCATTGACGACGCGGAAGAGTGGAAG GGCTGGAGCAAGCGAGGGGACCCTGTGCTGCACATCGAGCTACGTCGCTGGGCGGACATGATGCTTATAGCACCCTTAGACGCCAACACCATGGCTAAAATCGCGACAGGAATATGTGATAACCTTCTC ACATGCGTTGTTCGGGCGTGGGAAATGTCCAAGCCGCTACTGTTGGCGCCTGCCATGAACACGTGTATGTGGGAACATCCGGTCACGCGGGAACAGCTGGTTCGCCTGAGGGGCTTGGGCTACATCTACATCCCTGTGGTGGAGAAGACACTTGTCTGTGGCGACTCAG ggCAAGGTGCAATGGCTGAAGTTCCGACAATCATACAAACTGTTTGTGACGTCAGAGAGCGCCTCACTGCAAACGCCGGtgacattattgaaataaaaaatgacgaCAGAAAAAGGAAACATGACGATAACGGTGTTGATTGTGCTTCTTGA